A genomic stretch from Petrimonas mucosa includes:
- a CDS encoding response regulator, which yields MITVHIVDDHKILVEGLKKLIDSSGFATTVDLSYTGAECLWKLGFNQPQVLLLDINLPDCSGIELCKTIKNRFPGVKIVALTSYSEYTIVRQMLENGASGYVIKNAMPEEILLGIQTVADDKTFLCEEIDCLMSKRSLEQIWLTPRERALLRLIVDGYTNPEIAEKMFLSVETINNYRKKLLCKLNARNTAVLVRVALERKLV from the coding sequence ATGATAACCGTTCATATCGTTGATGACCACAAGATCCTGGTGGAAGGATTGAAAAAACTGATCGACAGTTCCGGCTTTGCCACTACTGTTGATCTGAGTTATACCGGAGCTGAATGCCTCTGGAAACTGGGATTTAACCAGCCTCAGGTGCTCCTGCTCGATATCAATCTGCCCGATTGTAGTGGCATTGAACTCTGCAAAACGATAAAAAACAGATTCCCGGGGGTGAAGATAGTGGCACTTACCAGTTATTCCGAATACACCATTGTGAGGCAGATGCTTGAAAACGGAGCTTCGGGCTATGTCATTAAAAATGCCATGCCCGAAGAGATCCTGTTGGGTATCCAGACCGTTGCAGACGACAAGACCTTCTTGTGCGAGGAGATCGACTGCCTGATGAGCAAAAGATCCCTTGAGCAGATCTGGCTGACCCCGCGTGAGAGAGCACTACTGAGACTTATCGTGGATGGATATACCAATCCCGAGATTGCGGAAAAGATGTTTCTCTCCGTGGAAACCATCAACAATTACCGCAAGAAGCTCCTGTGCAAGCTCAACGCCCGCAATACGGCGGTTCTGGTACGTGTAGCGCTGGAGCGGAAACTGGTGTGA
- a CDS encoding glucosamine-6-phosphate deaminase: MRLDLSSYITLDRIPQRYYRPENDFEEYTLSRFEKIPVHIYEKSDRAARKIAANIAKLMLKHQKEGKKFILGVSGGSSPIQVYEELIRMHKEEGVSFSNLVVFNIYEFYPVTEPALTNLQFIKDSFLNHIDIDPDNIYSIDADIEKDLIAEKCEEYEEALHQLGGLDYLLLGLGSKGNIGFNMPGSNLHSQTRLVVLDGDSRRDIASSYESLDKVPVSAITMGIADMMRAKRITLIAWGEQKAESIKQMVEGSVTESAPASVLQTHPDADVYIDLAAASNLTRISQPWLVTNCEWTSKLIRRAIVWLCGIVNKPILKLTNKDYNDYGLSELITLYGSAYNVNIKIFNDLQHTITGWPGGKPNADDSNRPERAKPYPKRVIIFSPHPDDDVISMGGTFQRLVNQGHDVHVAYQTSGNIAVGDEEVIRYLSVFKHLIREYDPDNKAALDKLSSILHHLFHEKGSDDVDIPEVRFLKGRIRREEARSADRYVGLPHSHVHFLDLPFYETGKVKKDPISEKDVVIVKNFIESIKPHQIYVAGDLADPHGTHKVCLDAILAAIDLMKDDDWFKDCRIWMYRGAWMEWEIDHIEMAVPISPEELRQKRNAILRHQSQMESAPFLGDDERLFWQRSEERNRATANMYDKLGLASYEAIEAFVEYKPLRNNIEG, from the coding sequence ATGCGATTAGATTTAAGCTCTTACATCACACTTGATCGAATACCTCAAAGGTATTACAGGCCTGAAAACGATTTTGAAGAATATACGCTCAGCCGCTTCGAAAAGATTCCGGTTCACATCTATGAAAAGTCGGATCGTGCAGCAAGAAAAATTGCAGCCAATATTGCGAAGCTGATGCTAAAACATCAGAAAGAGGGTAAGAAGTTTATCCTTGGCGTATCGGGTGGATCTTCTCCCATCCAGGTGTATGAGGAACTGATCAGGATGCACAAGGAGGAGGGTGTCAGTTTCAGTAATCTGGTCGTATTCAATATCTACGAGTTCTATCCGGTTACCGAACCCGCCCTGACCAATCTGCAGTTCATCAAGGATAGCTTCCTGAATCACATCGATATTGATCCCGACAACATCTACTCGATTGATGCCGATATCGAGAAGGATCTTATCGCTGAAAAATGTGAGGAGTATGAAGAGGCGCTGCATCAATTGGGAGGGTTGGACTACCTGCTGCTGGGACTGGGCAGCAAGGGAAATATCGGCTTTAACATGCCGGGGAGCAACCTTCACTCACAGACGCGCCTTGTGGTGCTCGACGGAGATTCACGCCGCGATATTGCATCCAGCTATGAATCGCTGGACAAGGTGCCTGTCAGTGCCATCACCATGGGTATAGCCGACATGATGCGTGCAAAACGGATCACACTAATTGCATGGGGCGAACAGAAGGCCGAAAGCATCAAGCAGATGGTAGAAGGAAGCGTCACTGAATCGGCTCCCGCATCGGTACTGCAGACACATCCCGATGCAGATGTCTATATCGACCTGGCAGCCGCAAGCAACCTGACGCGCATCAGCCAACCCTGGCTCGTCACCAACTGTGAATGGACCAGCAAGCTTATCCGCAGGGCAATCGTCTGGTTGTGCGGCATTGTGAACAAGCCTATACTGAAACTGACCAACAAGGACTACAACGATTACGGACTGAGCGAGCTCATTACCCTTTACGGTTCAGCATATAATGTCAATATCAAGATTTTCAACGACCTACAGCACACCATCACCGGATGGCCAGGCGGGAAACCAAATGCCGACGACTCCAACCGTCCCGAAAGGGCAAAACCCTATCCCAAGCGTGTAATCATCTTCAGCCCCCACCCCGACGACGACGTGATCTCCATGGGTGGCACCTTCCAACGCCTGGTGAACCAGGGACACGATGTGCATGTAGCCTATCAGACTTCAGGTAATATTGCCGTGGGCGACGAGGAGGTGATCCGTTACCTGTCGGTATTCAAACACCTCATCAGGGAGTACGACCCTGACAACAAGGCCGCCCTGGATAAATTATCCAGCATACTGCATCACCTTTTCCATGAAAAGGGTTCGGACGATGTGGATATTCCTGAAGTTCGATTCCTGAAGGGACGGATCCGCAGGGAAGAGGCCCGTTCGGCCGACAGATATGTGGGGCTGCCTCACAGCCATGTCCACTTCCTCGACCTGCCGTTCTACGAAACCGGAAAGGTGAAGAAAGATCCCATCTCGGAGAAGGATGTGGTGATTGTCAAGAACTTCATTGAAAGCATCAAACCCCACCAGATATACGTTGCTGGCGACCTCGCCGATCCGCACGGGACCCACAAAGTGTGTCTCGATGCCATCCTGGCCGCAATAGACCTGATGAAAGATGACGACTGGTTCAAGGATTGCCGTATCTGGATGTACCGTGGTGCCTGGATGGAATGGGAAATCGACCACATCGAAATGGCTGTACCGATCTCTCCCGAAGAGCTTCGTCAAAAGAGAAACGCCATCCTGCGTCACCAGTCACAAATGGAGAGCGCACCTTTCCTCGGTGATGATGAGCGGTTATTCTGGCAACGTTCCGAAGAGCGCAACCGGGCCACGGCCAACATGTACGACAAACTGGGACTGGCTTCATACGAAGCGATTGAGGCATTTGTAGAATACAAGCCATTACGCAACAACATCGAAGGGTAA
- a CDS encoding MFS transporter, with the protein MIKFSKPFWVANFVELLERLAFYAVFIVITLYLSNVWGFTDVQAGIISGIYSALLYLLPTFTGAIADKMGFRNSIILAFALLTIGYGGLGLIPTILQSAGLVNYSMTTTYTGLIGSIYQWSIIPILVFIVIGGAFIKAVISGTVARETTTETRARGYAIFYMMVNIGAFLGKTVVDPLRKSMGDEGLVYLNFFSATMTFLALIAVFFFYRSAHTEGQGKRMQELLLSLGKVLTNGRLMILLLIISGFWMIQSQMYSTMPKYVIRLVGDGATPGWYANVNPLVVFICVNFITSLMKKRSAITSMMIGMFIIPISALVMSFGNHIGEAYILNLHPVAFMMIIGIAMQALAECFISPRYLEYFSLQAPKGEEGLYLGFSHLHSFFSYLFAFGISGFLLEKYCPDPRLFTDSEGLLDQAAYTAATAHAHYIWYVFVGIGAVSAIALLIYSNVVKYLDRKRELGS; encoded by the coding sequence ATGATAAAATTTTCAAAGCCTTTCTGGGTAGCCAACTTCGTAGAACTCCTCGAACGTCTGGCTTTCTACGCAGTATTTATTGTAATCACCCTCTACCTCTCCAATGTCTGGGGTTTCACCGACGTGCAGGCCGGTATCATTTCCGGTATCTATTCAGCCCTCCTCTATCTGCTTCCTACCTTTACCGGTGCCATTGCCGACAAGATGGGATTCCGCAACTCCATCATCCTGGCTTTCGCCCTGCTAACTATCGGGTACGGAGGACTGGGCCTGATCCCCACGATCCTGCAGAGTGCAGGTCTGGTGAATTACAGCATGACCACTACTTATACTGGATTGATCGGCAGCATTTACCAATGGTCGATAATCCCGATTCTTGTCTTTATAGTGATTGGCGGAGCCTTCATAAAAGCGGTGATATCTGGAACCGTAGCCCGCGAAACCACCACCGAGACCCGTGCCCGCGGATATGCCATATTCTACATGATGGTGAATATCGGAGCGTTCCTCGGTAAAACTGTTGTCGACCCGCTACGTAAAAGCATGGGAGATGAAGGTCTGGTCTACCTCAACTTCTTTTCCGCCACCATGACTTTCCTGGCCCTGATCGCCGTTTTCTTCTTCTACAGATCGGCCCACACCGAAGGGCAGGGGAAAAGGATGCAGGAGCTGTTGCTTTCGTTGGGAAAAGTGCTCACAAACGGGAGACTGATGATCCTGTTGCTGATCATCAGCGGCTTCTGGATGATCCAGAGCCAGATGTACTCCACCATGCCTAAATATGTCATCCGACTGGTGGGTGATGGCGCCACGCCAGGGTGGTACGCCAATGTGAATCCGCTGGTGGTATTTATCTGTGTCAACTTTATCACTTCGCTGATGAAGAAGAGGAGTGCCATCACCTCCATGATGATCGGGATGTTCATCATCCCGATCTCGGCCTTGGTCATGTCGTTCGGCAATCACATCGGTGAAGCGTACATCCTCAATTTGCATCCCGTGGCATTCATGATGATTATTGGAATCGCCATGCAGGCACTGGCCGAATGTTTCATCTCGCCCCGTTATCTGGAGTACTTCTCGCTGCAGGCACCTAAAGGGGAGGAGGGGCTCTATCTGGGCTTCAGCCATCTCCATTCCTTCTTCTCATACCTGTTTGCCTTCGGAATTTCAGGTTTCCTGCTGGAAAAATATTGTCCCGACCCGCGCCTATTTACCGACTCAGAGGGTCTACTCGACCAGGCTGCCTATACTGCGGCAACTGCTCATGCACACTACATCTGGTATGTTTTCGTGGGAATCGGAGCTGTATCGGCAATCGCCCTGCTGATCTACTCCAACGTGGTCAAATATTTGGACAGGAAGAGAGAACTGGGCAGTTGA
- a CDS encoding endonuclease MutS2, protein MIYPDNFEQKIEFFKIRQLVANHCLSPLGREKVEKMQFSSSFEEIDLQLSQTDEFVHILQEEENFPADNFYDVRPVLHRIRVAGSWMDQNALSELHKSLQTISSIVTFFKRGEEETKRYPHLTSLAKDVFVSPEINRRAERIIDEFGQIRDHASPQLSTIRREITSTLNGISRSLNSILRKAQAEGFVDKDITPSMRDGRLVIPVNPAFKRKIRGIVHDESASGRTVYIEPSEVVEANNRIRELESEERREIIRILTEFTEYIRPLLPDLLRSYDFLAQIDFIRAKARFALQINGLKPNFEDRLVIDWVEAVHPLLFLALQKQNRKVVPLDITLEGNNRILVISGPNAGGKSVCLKTVGLLQYMVQCGLLVPLRENSRMGLFNDIFIDIGDEQSIENDLSTYSSHLQNMKFFLKNCTHRSLLLIDEFGSGTEPQIGAALAESLLDRFNRKNAFGVITTHYQNLKHFANENEGVINGAMLYDRHEMQPLFQLSIGNPGSSFAVEIARKIGLPDDVIAQASEIVGSDYINMDKYLQDISRDRRYWERKREEVRRERNRLNEISEKYQSELEEIDRKRKEILAQAKLQAEQLIAESNAKIESTIRQIREAQADKERTKLVRKSLTEFKESITDLSEAHHDLKPLQKKSRQKPVTPHQPATPKRAIAVGDTVRMKGQTVAGEVLEIQGKRATVAFGVIKSTVDLEKLERAKGSQQAREQKSSNTRDLLHERKLSFRQDIDVRGMRGDEALQAVMYFIDDAIQLNVSRVRILHGTGTGALRQIIRDYLKTVQGVSHFQDEHVQFGGAGITVVDLD, encoded by the coding sequence GTGATTTATCCCGATAATTTCGAACAAAAAATAGAGTTTTTCAAAATAAGGCAGTTGGTGGCAAACCACTGTCTCAGTCCACTGGGAAGAGAGAAGGTAGAGAAGATGCAATTCTCCTCCTCTTTCGAAGAGATCGATCTCCAGCTGTCACAAACCGATGAGTTTGTACATATCCTGCAGGAAGAGGAGAACTTTCCCGCCGACAACTTTTATGATGTACGTCCCGTTCTCCACCGCATACGCGTTGCAGGATCGTGGATGGACCAGAACGCATTGTCGGAACTCCACAAATCACTCCAGACGATCTCTTCCATCGTAACTTTCTTCAAGCGTGGAGAGGAGGAGACAAAGCGTTATCCTCACCTGACATCGCTGGCAAAGGATGTGTTCGTTTCGCCCGAGATAAACCGGAGGGCCGAACGGATCATCGATGAGTTCGGCCAGATCAGGGATCATGCTTCCCCACAACTGAGTACCATCCGCCGGGAGATCACCTCAACGCTGAACGGTATCTCGCGAAGCCTCAATTCGATATTGCGCAAGGCTCAAGCCGAAGGTTTTGTGGACAAGGACATCACTCCCAGCATGCGTGACGGCAGGTTGGTTATTCCTGTCAATCCCGCTTTCAAGAGAAAGATCAGGGGGATCGTCCACGACGAGTCGGCATCGGGAAGAACCGTCTATATTGAACCCTCGGAGGTGGTTGAAGCCAACAACCGTATTCGGGAGCTGGAAAGTGAAGAGCGCCGCGAAATCATCCGGATCCTTACCGAGTTTACCGAATACATCCGGCCACTTCTACCCGATCTGCTACGCTCCTACGATTTCCTGGCCCAGATCGATTTCATCCGTGCCAAAGCCAGGTTTGCCCTCCAGATAAATGGATTGAAACCCAATTTCGAGGATAGACTCGTTATCGATTGGGTTGAGGCGGTTCATCCGCTGCTGTTTCTGGCACTGCAAAAACAGAACCGCAAGGTGGTTCCGCTGGACATAACCCTGGAGGGGAACAACCGGATCCTGGTGATATCGGGACCCAATGCCGGGGGAAAATCGGTCTGCCTGAAAACCGTCGGCCTCCTGCAATACATGGTTCAATGTGGTTTGCTGGTTCCCTTACGTGAAAACTCCCGGATGGGACTCTTCAACGACATCTTTATCGATATCGGCGATGAGCAGTCGATCGAAAACGACCTCTCCACCTACAGCTCTCATCTTCAGAACATGAAGTTCTTTCTGAAGAACTGCACTCACCGCTCCTTGCTGCTTATCGACGAGTTTGGCAGCGGCACCGAGCCGCAGATCGGTGCCGCCCTTGCCGAATCGTTGCTCGACAGGTTCAACCGGAAGAACGCCTTTGGTGTCATCACCACCCACTACCAGAACCTGAAACATTTTGCCAACGAGAACGAGGGGGTCATCAACGGCGCCATGCTGTACGACCGGCACGAAATGCAACCCCTGTTCCAGCTCTCCATCGGAAACCCGGGGAGCTCCTTTGCCGTTGAGATTGCCCGGAAGATCGGACTGCCCGACGACGTGATTGCCCAAGCTTCAGAAATTGTGGGTAGCGACTATATCAACATGGACAAATACCTGCAGGATATTTCACGCGACCGGCGATACTGGGAGCGTAAACGTGAGGAGGTGAGGCGCGAGCGCAACCGGCTTAACGAGATCTCGGAAAAGTATCAATCGGAACTGGAGGAGATCGACCGGAAAAGGAAGGAGATATTGGCCCAGGCGAAATTGCAAGCCGAACAGTTGATAGCGGAAAGCAATGCAAAGATTGAAAGCACCATCCGCCAGATCAGGGAGGCTCAGGCCGACAAGGAGAGAACCAAGCTGGTCCGCAAGTCGCTCACCGAATTCAAGGAGAGCATAACCGATCTCTCCGAAGCGCATCATGACCTGAAACCGTTGCAAAAGAAGAGCAGACAAAAGCCAGTCACCCCACACCAGCCGGCCACTCCAAAGAGGGCGATTGCAGTAGGCGATACTGTCCGGATGAAGGGACAGACAGTCGCCGGGGAGGTCCTGGAGATACAGGGGAAAAGGGCCACGGTAGCTTTCGGAGTGATAAAGTCGACGGTCGACCTGGAAAAACTGGAGAGAGCAAAAGGGAGTCAGCAGGCCAGGGAGCAAAAGTCGTCCAACACCCGCGACCTGCTGCACGAACGCAAACTCTCATTCCGGCAGGATATCGACGTGCGCGGCATGCGCGGTGACGAAGCATTGCAGGCTGTAATGTACTTTATCGACGATGCTATCCAGTTGAATGTTTCACGGGTGCGCATCCTTCACGGTACAGGTACCGGTGCATTGCGGCAAATCATCCGGGACTACTTGAAAACCGTGCAGGGTGTCTCCCACTTCCAGGATGAGCATGTCCAATTTGGCGGCGCGGGCATCACGGTAGTTGATTTGGATTAA
- a CDS encoding 2-oxo acid dehydrogenase subunit E2, with amino-acid sequence MSSIVKKPVVIDDKIEAREILNMSLLLDHDVIDGAPMARFLSELTRNIESGLNL; translated from the coding sequence TTGAGTTCGATAGTGAAGAAGCCGGTTGTCATAGACGATAAGATAGAGGCCCGGGAGATCTTGAACATGTCGCTCCTTTTGGATCACGACGTGATTGACGGTGCTCCTATGGCCAGGTTCCTGAGCGAGCTCACAAGGAACATTGAGAGTGGTTTGAATCTGTAA
- the pnuC gene encoding nicotinamide riboside transporter PnuC, which translates to MEALELFGAVIGLIYLYLEYKANRWLWLFGVIMPVVYIVIFYQAKFYADMCINIYYFFASIWGWMVWTTRKKQGGERKITHTPLRLALPLTLAGTAIFALIAFILVNYTDSPVPYGDSFTTALSIIAMWMLAYKYIEQWWLWFLVNIVSCGLYFWKELDYTGGLFAVYSIISIFGYFKWRGLMKVGTA; encoded by the coding sequence ATGGAAGCCCTGGAACTCTTTGGAGCCGTAATCGGACTCATCTATCTCTATCTCGAATACAAGGCCAACCGCTGGCTCTGGCTATTCGGCGTCATTATGCCGGTAGTCTATATTGTCATATTCTACCAGGCCAAGTTTTACGCCGACATGTGTATAAACATCTACTACTTTTTTGCAAGCATCTGGGGATGGATGGTCTGGACAACACGGAAAAAACAGGGGGGGGAGAGAAAGATTACCCATACTCCCCTCCGGTTGGCCTTGCCCCTGACCCTGGCTGGAACAGCAATCTTTGCACTGATCGCCTTTATCCTGGTCAATTATACAGACAGCCCGGTCCCCTACGGAGACTCATTTACTACAGCCTTAAGCATAATCGCCATGTGGATGCTGGCCTATAAATATATCGAGCAGTGGTGGTTATGGTTTCTGGTCAACATTGTCTCCTGCGGGCTTTACTTCTGGAAGGAGCTCGATTACACGGGAGGGCTCTTTGCCGTCTACTCCATTATCTCCATTTTCGGATATTTCAAATGGAGAGGGTTGATGAAAGTTGGAACGGCATAG